A stretch of DNA from Mucilaginibacter daejeonensis:
CAAGGCGATCAACTCCATTTTGGAGCCTGTCTCTTTCACCAGCCCGTATCCCATTACGGCGGTGCCCGGGTCGATGCCTAAAATAATGCGTTCTTTTTGCGGTTGCGCTATCACACAGCAAAGATAGCTTTTAAACGGCGGTCAGCCTTGTAGTATATGCAGATACTCGTCCCGGCTGATGAAGATAGCACCCATACTTTCGAGGTGTTCGGTATGTACCTGACAATCGATGAGCTCAAAACCACCGTTGAGACAAAGGTGAATGAGCGCGGTCTTAGAGGCGTTACTCACCTTACTGAACATGCTCTCGCCGCAGAACACCCTGCCGGTATCCACACCATACAGGCCGCCAACCAGCTCATCATCCTGCCAAACCTCGTAGGAATGTGCATGGCCATTACGGTTGAGCTCGATGTAGGCCTCCTTCATATCATCGGTTATCCAGGTACCGTCCTGACCTTCGCGGGGCATAGCCGAGCACGCCTCAATGACCTGCGGAAAAGCCTCATCTACAGTGACCTTGAACCTACCCGAACGCAGCACCTGCCGCATGCTTTTACTGACCTTGAGCTGCGATGGATACAGCACGAACCGCTCATGAGGCGAATACCACAGGATCGGGGTATCATCACTATACCAGGGGAATATGCCCTGACGGTAGGCCAGCAACAACCGCTCGACCGACAGATCACCGCCTACGGCGAGCAGACCATCAGGCTCGGCAAGGGCCGGGTCGGGGAATAAAAGGCGGTCGTCTAACCTGAAGATCATGCCGCAAATATAACAGGGAACGGTATATAACGTGATCTTATACCATGCGGCCGTGATCTGTTACATTTATGTGCATAACGCTGCCCTGCTTATCAACTGCTTGAAAATTCTTAATAATTACAGCTTTTTCTTGTTATTTCCGGAAATTCAAGCTTGTCGGAATGGTTAAAGCCAGCCTGTTTTGTTACATCTGTGAAACAGAAATGAAGTAGTGAAACAGCAGGTCGGTCGGCCAATTCGAACAACCTTATGCCTTTTTCCGGATCACCAGTTTTTTGTTCTGTGCACGGGTAATGGCGTCCATATATTGTTGCATTTCGGCGTATTTAGCGGCCGGGATCACGTGCTTATCCAGGTTGAACTTTACCGTACTGGTGAGCTCATTTTTGGCGGCATCGTACTTGTAGCTGGCATCATAGGTGCCGTAACTGAATTTTAGACTCACATTTTCAGGTACCGATTCAGCCTCGAAACCCTCGGGTAAACTGATCACCGTGGTACAGGCCTTTTGCATAGGATGATCAAAGTAAAAGTCGCCACGGCGCTTGTCTGTTACTGGCGGCGCGAATTGCCACAGGTCAAATACCCTCGGGCGGTAGAACTTCTTGTTACCGGCAGACAGCTCGGCAAAGGTATCGTACTCCAGATCAAAGTTCACTTCTTTAGTACCCGCACTATCGGCAGCTTCCTTGATATCGAACGCGGATGGTTGTTTAAAGTTGAGCGACCGGATCAGATAGGCCTTTTGCTGGTCCTGGCTAATGGTGGGCAATTCATCAACGAACAGGTCGCG
This window harbors:
- the aat gene encoding leucyl/phenylalanyl-tRNA--protein transferase, giving the protein MIFRLDDRLLFPDPALAEPDGLLAVGGDLSVERLLLAYRQGIFPWYSDDTPILWYSPHERFVLYPSQLKVSKSMRQVLRSGRFKVTVDEAFPQVIEACSAMPREGQDGTWITDDMKEAYIELNRNGHAHSYEVWQDDELVGGLYGVDTGRVFCGESMFSKVSNASKTALIHLCLNGGFELIDCQVHTEHLESMGAIFISRDEYLHILQG